A portion of the Natronococcus sp. AD-5 genome contains these proteins:
- a CDS encoding NADH-quinone oxidoreductase subunit J — translation MIYELIAFALFAFVTLTSALGVVLLADPWHSALMLGITLVSVAVYYVMLAAEFVAMMQILVYVGGVLILITFAVMLTQRDDTETNEVVQT, via the coding sequence ATGATATACGAGCTGATCGCGTTCGCGCTGTTTGCGTTCGTCACGCTCACCAGTGCGCTCGGCGTCGTGCTCCTTGCCGACCCGTGGCACTCGGCGCTGATGCTTGGCATCACGCTGGTCAGCGTCGCGGTCTACTACGTGATGCTGGCGGCCGAGTTCGTCGCCATGATGCAGATTCTCGTCTACGTGGGCGGGGTGCTCATCCTCATCACGTTCGCCGTGATGCTCACGCAGCGCGACGACACCGAGACGAACGAGGTGGTACAGACATGA
- the nuoK gene encoding NADH-quinone oxidoreductase subunit NuoK: MTVAVDYYVLLSMALFCIGLFGILTRRNALMFLMSVEIMLNAANINLIAFAFYHGNLTGQVFALFTMALAAAEVAVGLGIILVLYRNFRDVDVTVPTTMRW; encoded by the coding sequence ATGACCGTCGCCGTCGACTACTACGTCCTGCTATCGATGGCGCTGTTCTGCATCGGCCTCTTCGGCATCCTGACGCGCCGAAACGCACTGATGTTCCTGATGTCCGTCGAGATCATGCTGAACGCGGCGAACATCAACCTGATCGCGTTCGCGTTCTACCACGGCAACCTTACGGGACAGGTCTTCGCGCTGTTCACGATGGCGCTCGCCGCCGCCGAGGTCGCCGTCGGACTCGGGATCATCCTGGTGCTGTACCGCAACTTCCGTGACGTCGACGTCACGGTACCGACGACGATGAGGTGGTAA
- the nuoL gene encoding NADH-quinone oxidoreductase subunit L: protein MEGLFDYAPAIALFPLAAFVIALAFGNYLPKKGAIPGIVATGGSLLLSLAMLAAVAGGEEGYYHETLYTWAAGNAASEVGPEGIEFTFGILIDPLAALMLVIVSLIAFLVHVFSLGYMNAEGETGLPRYYAGLGLFTFSMLAFVYADNLLMAFMFFELVGLCSFLLIGFWFRTRSAPSAAKKAFLVTRFGDYFFLIGVVAIAATFGTLQFAGDGSFVAAGEAAIDGNEQLFGFGAQTWVTITGLLVLGGVIGKSAQFPLHTWLPDAMEGPTTVSALIHAATMVAAGVYLVARMFGYYALSPTALAIIAFVGGFTALFAATMGVVKDDIKQVLAYSTISQYGYMMLGLGVGGYVAGVFHLMNHAFFKALLFLGAGAVIILMHHEQNMWKMGGLKEKAPVTYYTFLAGALALAGIVPFSGFWSKDEVLYDALIVGLEQPVILAAYAMGLVAVFFTGFYTFRMVFLTFHGEPRTETAEDPHPVGWSIKVPLLVLGVLATVAGLANLAPVAKLTGAEIAFLEFWLDGEYGGLEGLTYHDYHETVPFEEGYVGSDTATMLLGAGLSLGLALAGAFAAHTLYNVPEPERHTEKLGGAYDVLRSNYYQDEYQVWLAEGLTLPLARAADRFDQTVIDGAVDGVSTASLFGSDRVKRIQTGIVTNYAALLVTGFIALLIVFGILGGWFV from the coding sequence ATGGAAGGGCTATTCGACTACGCTCCGGCGATCGCGTTGTTCCCGCTTGCGGCGTTCGTCATCGCCCTCGCCTTCGGCAACTATCTGCCGAAGAAGGGGGCGATCCCGGGCATCGTCGCGACGGGCGGCTCGCTGCTGCTCTCGCTCGCGATGCTCGCGGCCGTCGCAGGTGGTGAGGAAGGGTACTATCACGAGACGCTGTACACGTGGGCGGCCGGTAACGCCGCCAGCGAGGTCGGCCCCGAGGGGATCGAGTTCACGTTCGGGATCCTGATCGATCCGCTCGCGGCGCTGATGCTGGTGATCGTCTCGCTGATCGCGTTCCTCGTGCACGTCTTCAGTCTCGGCTACATGAACGCCGAAGGGGAGACCGGGCTGCCGCGGTACTACGCCGGCCTCGGCCTCTTTACCTTCAGCATGCTCGCGTTCGTCTACGCGGACAACCTGCTGATGGCGTTCATGTTCTTCGAGCTCGTGGGCCTGTGTTCGTTCCTGCTGATCGGCTTCTGGTTCCGCACTCGATCGGCACCCTCGGCCGCGAAGAAGGCGTTCCTCGTCACCCGCTTCGGTGACTACTTCTTCCTGATCGGGGTCGTCGCCATCGCGGCGACGTTCGGCACGCTCCAGTTCGCGGGCGACGGCTCGTTCGTCGCGGCGGGCGAGGCGGCCATCGACGGTAACGAGCAACTGTTCGGCTTCGGCGCCCAGACCTGGGTGACGATCACCGGACTGCTGGTACTGGGCGGCGTCATCGGCAAGTCCGCGCAGTTCCCGCTGCACACCTGGCTGCCGGACGCCATGGAGGGTCCGACCACCGTCTCCGCGCTCATTCACGCGGCGACGATGGTCGCGGCCGGCGTCTACCTGGTCGCCCGGATGTTCGGCTACTACGCGCTCAGCCCGACGGCGCTCGCGATCATCGCGTTCGTCGGCGGCTTTACGGCCCTGTTCGCGGCGACGATGGGCGTCGTCAAGGACGACATCAAGCAGGTGCTGGCGTACTCGACGATCAGCCAGTACGGCTACATGATGCTCGGACTGGGCGTCGGCGGCTACGTCGCCGGGGTCTTCCACCTGATGAACCACGCCTTCTTCAAGGCGCTGCTGTTCCTCGGCGCCGGTGCCGTCATCATCCTGATGCACCACGAGCAGAACATGTGGAAGATGGGCGGCCTGAAGGAGAAGGCGCCGGTCACCTACTACACGTTCCTCGCCGGCGCGCTCGCGCTCGCGGGGATCGTCCCGTTCTCGGGCTTCTGGTCGAAAGACGAGGTCCTCTACGACGCGCTGATCGTCGGCCTCGAGCAACCGGTGATCCTCGCGGCCTACGCGATGGGGCTCGTCGCCGTCTTCTTCACCGGCTTCTACACGTTCCGGATGGTCTTCCTGACCTTCCACGGCGAACCGCGCACGGAGACGGCCGAGGATCCGCACCCGGTCGGGTGGTCGATCAAGGTGCCGCTGCTCGTCCTCGGCGTCCTCGCGACGGTGGCCGGCCTCGCGAACCTCGCCCCGGTCGCCAAACTCACCGGAGCCGAGATCGCGTTCCTCGAGTTCTGGCTCGACGGCGAGTACGGCGGCCTCGAGGGGCTGACCTACCACGACTACCACGAGACGGTTCCGTTCGAGGAGGGGTACGTCGGCTCCGATACGGCCACCATGCTGCTCGGCGCGGGGCTCTCGCTCGGACTGGCGCTCGCCGGCGCGTTCGCGGCGCACACGCTCTACAACGTGCCCGAACCCGAGCGCCACACCGAGAAACTCGGCGGCGCCTACGACGTCCTGCGGAGCAACTACTACCAGGACGAGTACCAGGTCTGGCTCGCCGAGGGACTGACGCTGCCGCTGGCTCGAGCGGCCGACCGCTTCGACCAGACGGTCATCGACGGCGCCGTCGACGGCGTGTCGACGGCCAGCCTGTTCGGTAGCGACCGGGTCAAGCGGATTCAGACGGGTATCGTAACCAACTACGCGGCGTTACTGGTGACCGGGTTCATCGCCTTACTGATCGTGTTCGGGATCCTCGGAGGCTGGTTCGTATGA
- a CDS encoding complex I subunit 4 family protein has protein sequence MMIEALLAVALVGALVTFLAPNRIAGKLAFAISLIPAAISLWLFAAFDGSGNALLDGELAFESRAEWIQLGDYTISWFVGLDGISLPLVVMTAVLTTLAIMSSWTPIDERESQFYGLLLFIEANLIGVFAALDFFVWFIFWEAVLIPMYLLIGVWGGPRRKYAAIKFFVYTNVASLLMFGAFIALVFGLGDGVTSFALPEIATAMTGGGPEGFAGVGGSTLASLVFIAMFLGFAVKVPVVPFHTWLPDAHVEAPTPASVLLAGVLLKMGTYALLRFNFTMFPEQVATYAVPIAAIAVISVIYGAMLALAQTDLKRIVAYSSVSSMGYVILGLIAYTQFGVGGATFQMVSHGLISGLMFMAVGVIYNATHTRMVTDMSGIADRMPVAVGILVAGAFGYMGLPLMSGFFGEFTIFFGSFGSEQLPYSQVFTPLAMFGIVIVAGYLLFALQRTVFGPYHLETDYEVGRAPLHDIAPMFVLLGLIILLGVAPDLIFEMITDAVDPILRNGGEP, from the coding sequence ATGATGATCGAAGCGCTACTCGCGGTCGCACTGGTGGGCGCGCTGGTGACGTTCCTCGCGCCGAATCGTATCGCCGGTAAACTGGCGTTCGCCATCAGCCTGATACCCGCGGCGATCAGCCTGTGGCTGTTCGCGGCGTTCGACGGCAGCGGGAACGCCTTGCTCGACGGCGAACTCGCCTTCGAGTCCCGGGCCGAGTGGATTCAACTCGGCGACTATACGATCTCGTGGTTCGTCGGTCTCGACGGGATCAGCCTCCCGCTGGTCGTCATGACCGCGGTGCTCACGACGCTCGCGATCATGAGTTCGTGGACGCCGATCGACGAGCGCGAGTCGCAGTTCTACGGCCTCCTGCTGTTCATCGAGGCGAACCTGATCGGCGTCTTCGCGGCGCTCGACTTCTTCGTCTGGTTCATCTTCTGGGAGGCCGTCCTGATCCCGATGTACCTGCTGATCGGCGTCTGGGGCGGCCCGCGCCGGAAGTACGCGGCGATCAAGTTCTTCGTCTACACGAACGTGGCGTCGCTGCTGATGTTCGGTGCGTTCATCGCGCTCGTGTTCGGCCTCGGCGACGGCGTCACGAGCTTCGCGCTGCCCGAAATCGCGACGGCGATGACCGGGGGCGGACCCGAAGGCTTCGCGGGCGTCGGCGGCTCGACGCTCGCCTCGCTGGTCTTTATCGCGATGTTCCTCGGGTTCGCGGTGAAGGTTCCCGTGGTTCCGTTCCACACCTGGTTGCCCGACGCTCACGTCGAGGCGCCGACGCCGGCGTCGGTACTGCTGGCGGGCGTCCTGCTGAAGATGGGGACCTACGCCCTGCTCCGGTTTAACTTCACGATGTTCCCGGAACAGGTCGCGACCTACGCGGTGCCGATCGCGGCGATCGCCGTCATCAGCGTCATCTACGGCGCGATGCTCGCGCTCGCCCAGACGGACCTGAAGCGGATCGTCGCCTACTCCTCCGTCTCGTCGATGGGCTACGTCATCCTCGGACTGATCGCCTACACCCAGTTCGGGGTCGGCGGCGCGACCTTCCAGATGGTCAGCCACGGGCTGATCTCCGGGCTGATGTTCATGGCCGTCGGCGTCATCTACAACGCGACGCACACCCGGATGGTGACGGACATGTCCGGGATAGCGGACCGGATGCCGGTCGCGGTCGGCATCCTCGTCGCCGGCGCGTTCGGCTACATGGGGCTGCCGCTGATGAGCGGGTTCTTCGGCGAGTTCACGATCTTTTTCGGATCCTTCGGCTCCGAACAGCTTCCGTACTCGCAGGTGTTCACCCCGCTGGCGATGTTCGGCATCGTCATCGTCGCCGGCTACCTGCTGTTCGCGCTCCAGCGCACCGTCTTCGGACCGTATCACCTGGAAACCGACTACGAAGTGGGCCGCGCGCCGCTGCACGACATCGCACCGATGTTCGTGCTGCTGGGACTGATCATCCTCCTCGGCGTGGCGCCCGACCTGATCTTCGAGATGATTACCGACGCAGTCGATCCGATCCTGCGGAACGGAGGTGAACCGTAA
- a CDS encoding NADH-quinone oxidoreductase subunit N has protein sequence MAVFELPEWAALAPVLILVATALVLFVFDSITPRTTNRSLLAGTSAIGSLAALGVAVWFMLAGVGRPSINGGRGVVELFGGQFVVDQMALYFVIVVAVVTALVAVASYDYMEDHAYQAEYYSLVMLAATGMASMAAANSLVTIFIALELASLPSYALVSILKDNRGSVEAGLKYFLIGALSSAIFVYGVSLVYGATGHLQLDAIAENLEGADGYGGLLGLGILMMIGGFAFKTASVPFHFWAPEAYEGAPAPISAFLSSASKAAGFVITFRVFTTAFPLETTTALIGVDWTLAFVILAIVTMTLGNFAAATQDNVKRMLAYSSIGHAGYALIGLAGLSADGGELVMGAAMMHLLVYGFMNTGAFMFVALAEYWGVGRTFEDYNGLANQAPVACVALGIFMFSLAGIPPLGGFWSKFFLFTSAIEAASANGAMLVVAAALVVNSALSLYYYARLVKAVWIEDPVAERDALAQPTGLYAAIVFAAVLTVVALPVFGPIADAALDAAAVVIN, from the coding sequence ATGGCGGTGTTCGAACTGCCCGAGTGGGCCGCGCTCGCGCCGGTGTTGATCCTCGTCGCGACGGCACTGGTGCTGTTCGTCTTCGACAGCATCACCCCGCGGACGACCAACCGGTCGCTGCTCGCCGGGACGTCGGCGATCGGTTCGCTGGCCGCCCTCGGCGTCGCCGTCTGGTTCATGCTGGCCGGCGTCGGCAGGCCGTCGATAAACGGCGGCCGCGGCGTCGTCGAACTGTTCGGCGGCCAGTTCGTCGTCGACCAGATGGCGCTTTACTTCGTCATCGTCGTCGCCGTCGTCACCGCGCTCGTCGCGGTGGCGAGCTACGACTACATGGAGGATCACGCCTACCAGGCCGAGTACTACTCGCTGGTCATGCTCGCGGCGACGGGGATGGCCTCGATGGCCGCCGCCAATAGTTTGGTAACGATCTTCATCGCGCTCGAGCTGGCCAGCCTCCCCTCGTACGCGCTCGTCTCCATCCTGAAGGACAATCGCGGCAGCGTCGAGGCCGGCCTGAAGTACTTCCTGATCGGCGCGCTCTCGTCGGCGATCTTCGTCTACGGGGTCTCGCTGGTCTACGGCGCGACAGGCCACCTGCAACTCGACGCGATCGCCGAGAACCTCGAGGGCGCCGACGGTTACGGCGGCCTGCTCGGCCTCGGCATCCTGATGATGATCGGCGGCTTCGCGTTCAAGACCGCGAGCGTTCCGTTCCACTTCTGGGCGCCGGAGGCCTACGAGGGCGCGCCGGCGCCGATCTCGGCGTTCCTGTCGTCGGCCTCGAAGGCCGCCGGTTTCGTGATCACGTTCCGCGTGTTCACGACGGCGTTCCCGCTCGAGACGACGACGGCGCTGATCGGCGTCGACTGGACGCTCGCGTTCGTCATCCTCGCGATCGTCACGATGACGCTCGGGAACTTCGCCGCGGCGACCCAGGACAACGTTAAGCGGATGCTGGCGTACTCGTCGATCGGCCACGCCGGCTACGCGCTGATCGGTCTCGCCGGGCTCTCCGCCGACGGCGGCGAGCTCGTGATGGGCGCGGCGATGATGCACCTGCTGGTCTACGGCTTCATGAATACGGGTGCGTTCATGTTCGTCGCGCTCGCGGAGTACTGGGGCGTCGGCCGAACGTTCGAGGACTACAACGGGCTCGCGAACCAGGCTCCGGTGGCCTGCGTCGCGCTCGGAATCTTCATGTTCAGTCTCGCCGGGATCCCGCCGCTCGGCGGCTTCTGGAGCAAGTTCTTCCTCTTTACCAGCGCGATCGAGGCGGCGTCGGCGAACGGCGCGATGCTCGTCGTCGCCGCGGCGCTCGTGGTCAACAGCGCGCTCTCGCTGTACTACTACGCCCGGCTGGTGAAAGCGGTCTGGATCGAGGATCCCGTCGCCGAGCGGGACGCGCTCGCACAGCCGACGGGACTCTACGCGGCGATCGTCTTCGCCGCCGTCCTGACCGTCGTCGCGCTGCCGGTCTTCGGCCCGATCGCCGACGCGGCCCTCGACGCGGCGGCCGTGGTCATCAACTGA
- a CDS encoding DHH family phosphoesterase produces the protein MVFRLVLGCGTVGRQVAERLPEYDGRLLVITENENNVETLRDESIPARHSDPTDLAVLENVETPDVVLVASDRTDCNRLALERARIQFPNASIVAYLGGNPTPADREAFDERADHVVDAERAMIDGVLAETTSSAAESALELRRHLQGIDGRLAVVMHDNPDPDAIASAVALTEIADSVGVPADACYFGDISHQENRAMVNLLDLDLRNLDPTDSLSEYAAFALVDHSRPGVNDQLSEDLRVDIVIDHHPPRGPVASDFVDLREQAGATSTVLTEYVDQFESAFDRAIATALLYGIRVDTNEFTREVSAADFRAASTLWPHVDTAVLRRIEQPSLEGDTLETIARAIKNRERRGSVAVASVGQIGDRDALPQAADRLLTMDGVETTLVFGFMDEMVFVSARSRSNDIDLGETLRDAFDQIGSAGGHADMAGAQLEIGILGSADDEEEVESIVSVVEEVITNRFFEAIETQPGTPVGTYTRTSEWLFTPDGTGPGERT, from the coding sequence ATGGTTTTCCGGCTCGTACTCGGGTGCGGAACCGTCGGCCGGCAGGTCGCCGAGCGGCTTCCCGAGTACGACGGGCGGCTGCTGGTCATCACGGAGAACGAGAACAACGTCGAGACGCTTCGCGACGAGAGCATCCCGGCTCGCCACTCGGATCCGACGGATCTCGCGGTGCTCGAGAACGTCGAGACGCCCGACGTCGTCCTCGTCGCCAGCGACCGAACCGACTGCAACCGACTCGCGCTCGAGCGCGCCCGAATACAGTTCCCGAACGCGTCGATCGTCGCGTATCTCGGCGGGAACCCGACGCCGGCCGATCGCGAGGCGTTCGACGAGCGCGCGGATCACGTCGTCGACGCCGAGCGGGCCATGATCGACGGCGTCCTCGCGGAGACGACGAGTTCGGCGGCGGAGTCCGCGCTCGAACTGCGACGACACCTACAGGGGATCGACGGCCGGCTCGCGGTCGTGATGCACGACAACCCCGACCCCGACGCCATCGCGAGCGCCGTCGCCCTGACCGAGATCGCGGACTCGGTCGGCGTGCCGGCGGACGCCTGCTACTTCGGGGACATCTCACACCAGGAGAACCGGGCGATGGTTAACTTGCTCGACCTCGACCTGCGCAATCTCGACCCGACGGACTCGCTTTCGGAGTACGCGGCGTTCGCGCTGGTCGACCACTCCCGACCGGGGGTTAACGATCAGTTGTCCGAGGATCTCCGCGTCGATATCGTCATCGACCACCATCCGCCGCGCGGGCCGGTGGCGAGCGACTTCGTCGATCTGCGCGAACAGGCGGGGGCGACCAGTACCGTCCTCACCGAGTACGTCGACCAGTTCGAGTCCGCGTTCGACCGGGCGATCGCGACGGCGTTGCTGTACGGCATCCGGGTCGACACGAACGAGTTCACGCGGGAGGTCTCGGCGGCCGACTTCCGGGCCGCGTCGACGCTCTGGCCGCACGTCGACACGGCCGTCCTCCGCCGGATCGAACAGCCGTCGCTCGAGGGCGACACCCTGGAGACGATCGCGCGAGCGATCAAGAACCGGGAACGGCGGGGTTCGGTCGCGGTCGCGAGCGTCGGCCAGATCGGCGACCGGGACGCCCTTCCGCAGGCGGCCGACCGCCTGCTCACGATGGACGGCGTCGAGACGACGCTCGTCTTCGGATTCATGGACGAGATGGTGTTCGTCTCCGCGCGCTCGCGGTCGAACGATATCGACCTCGGCGAGACGCTGCGGGACGCGTTCGACCAGATCGGGAGCGCGGGCGGCCACGCCGACATGGCGGGTGCACAGCTCGAGATCGGGATTCTCGGCAGCGCGGACGACGAGGAAGAGGTGGAGTCGATCGTCAGCGTCGTCGAGGAGGTGATCACGAACCGGTTCTTCGAGGCGATCGAGACGCAACCGGGAACGCCGGTCGGGACCTACACCCGGACCAGCGAGTGGCTGTTCACGCCGGACGGTACCGGTCCCGGCGAGCGTACCTGA
- a CDS encoding CBS domain-containing protein yields MEVASDRSKPQVKDYMTRDVVTVSPDTMVGEVASRIAESDNHSGFPVCERRRVEGFISARDLLVADDDDPIFKVMTTDLLVAHPQMKVTDAARVILRSGIQKLPVVDDAGNLVGIISNADVIRSQIERATPEKVGKLVRTLEQIHDVELRQERRTVPLRELTPTQGRVYADELEGRRYELEHGLAEPLVVIDNGGALLLADGHHRVLAADRLSIDEMDAYVIVIDRPIDLGMARTAAKEGLARIDDIEVVDYARHPLVQTTKRLQSEK; encoded by the coding sequence ATGGAGGTCGCGTCGGACAGGAGCAAACCCCAGGTCAAAGATTACATGACCCGCGACGTGGTGACGGTCTCGCCCGACACGATGGTCGGCGAGGTCGCGAGCCGAATCGCGGAGAGCGACAACCACAGCGGGTTTCCGGTCTGCGAGCGTCGCCGCGTGGAGGGGTTCATCAGCGCCCGCGATCTGCTGGTGGCCGACGACGACGACCCGATCTTCAAGGTGATGACGACGGATCTGCTCGTCGCGCACCCGCAGATGAAGGTGACCGACGCCGCCCGCGTCATCCTGCGATCCGGCATCCAGAAGCTTCCCGTCGTCGACGACGCGGGGAACCTCGTCGGCATCATCTCGAACGCCGACGTGATCCGCAGCCAGATCGAACGCGCGACGCCCGAGAAGGTCGGCAAACTCGTTCGCACGCTCGAGCAGATCCACGACGTCGAGTTGCGCCAGGAGCGACGAACCGTCCCGCTTCGCGAGCTCACGCCGACCCAGGGTCGGGTCTACGCCGACGAACTCGAGGGCCGCCGGTACGAACTCGAGCACGGATTGGCCGAGCCGCTGGTCGTGATCGACAACGGCGGGGCGCTGTTGCTGGCCGACGGCCACCACCGCGTGCTCGCGGCCGACCGGCTGTCGATCGACGAGATGGACGCGTACGTGATCGTCATCGATCGCCCGATCGATCTCGGGATGGCCCGGACGGCGGCGAAGGAGGGGTTAGCGCGGATCGACGACATCGAGGTCGTCGACTACGCGCGTCACCCGCTCGTCCAGACGACGAAGCGGCTGCA